The Amycolatopsis sp. NBC_01480 genome segment CTGCCGGACCCGGCGTTGCTGCGCGAGCAGTTCGCGCGCGCGGTGGCGGGCACGCTGCCGTTGACCCAACGCCTGGCGGCGAAGGAGCGCGACTACTCGTCGGGTTCGGCCCCGGCGGTGTCACCGAAGGTGCTGTGGTTCGACGACGAGACGAGCGGCTCGGACACCGTGGTCCTCGAACTGCGCGCGGCGGACCGCATCGGCCTGCTTTTCCGCGTGGCGGGCGCTTTCCGCCGCTGCGAGGCCGAAGTCCGCTGGGCCAAGGTGGCCACCCTCGGCGGCGCCGTGGTCGACTCCTTCGCCGTGACCCCGCGCTCGGGCCACGTCGACGCCGCCTGGCGGGCCAAGGTCGAGGAAGCAGTGCTCGGCGCCTCTTCTTGAGCGGTGTGACGGCGGCCGTTGTGAGAGCCGCCGTCACACGTTCGGGGTGTCGTGGCAGCGACGGCCGGTGCCGGTGGCAGTATGGCGCGGGTCCGGAGCGGCTGTGCAGACGGCGGGGGTGGGCGGTGCAGGGTCCCGAGCGGAATCTCCCGAGGCTTTCCCTGCCGCCGACCGTGGTCGCGGCGCATCTGCGGTCGTGTGCGGAAGAGCTGGCCGGGTCGTTGCGCAGTGATGGGCAGACGGCGACGCTCGCGGAGATCTCCGAGGTCGTCACGCAGCTGGTCGCCGGGCAGCATGCGCTCGCGCACGCGCTGGCCGGGCTCGCCGGACGGGTGGACGCCCGCAGCGGCGCGCTCGCGGCGGCCGCGACCGTGGACGTCGAAGTGGTCACCGAAGTGCTCCAGGCGGCGGCGTGCGCGGTGGGCTGTTCGGCGGAGGCACTCGCCGAGGCCGAGCCGTCGTTCGAATGTGTGAGCGAATCCGCGGGGCCTGACACCCGTTTGTAGCTGTCGCCGGGACGACGTCCTTCCTTAGCCTTGGAGCTGCGGAGGTGTCGCGATGCGCGCGGTGTGGAAGGGCACGATCGGATTCGGCGACTACGCCATTCCGGTGAAGGCGTACAGCGCGGTGGGGGAGCACGCCGTCCCGCTGCACCAGGTGCACGAGCCGGACGGCGGGCGGGTCCGGGTGCGGCGCGTGTGCGAGGTCGACGGCGCGGACGTGCCGGACGCGGAGATCGTCAAGGGCTACCCGGTGCCGGGCGGTGACGTCGTGGTGCTCACCGAGGACGACCTCGCGCGGCTACCCTCGCCCCCGGCGGACACGATCGACGTCCACGGCTTCGTGCCGGCCTCCGACATCGACCCGGTGTGCTTCGCGAAGAGCTACTACCTGGAGCCCGAGCCCGCGGGGACGAAGCCGTACGTGCTGCTGGCTTCGGCGTTGCTCGAGACGGAGCGCGTGGCCGTCGTGAAGGTCGCGCTGCGGCGTCGCGAAACGCTCGCTGCGTTGCGCGTACGGGACCAGACGATCGTGCTGCAAACCCTGCTCTGGCCCGACGAGGTGCGCCGGCCGGACTTCGCCTTCCTGCACGAGGACGTCGACCTCCGGCGCGGCGAGCTGAGACGCGCGGTGAACCTGGTCGAGGAGCTGGGCGCCGACCTCGCGTCGTACACCGATCAGCACCGCGAAGCGCTGGAAGCGCTGATCCGGGCGAAGGCGGAAGGCGGCGACGTCGAACGGCCGACCGGGCGCGAACAGGACGAAGGCGTCACGCGGTTGCTGATGGCGTTGCAGCAGAGGACAGTTGACTCGGACCCGGCGCCGGTCGAGACTGCGCGCGCGGCCGCGGCGATGGCGTCGCGAGCCAGGGCGGCGGCGCGGAAAGCCGCATCGAGGCGGGGATTGAGTAGTTCTACGTAGCCCTTCTTGGGGGTCTTCACGCTGCCCGCGCGCGGCCTTCTCGGGCAGGCTTCTCCCCAACACACGGCGGAAGCCACTCGCCCGGTACTGGGGGTCCGGCGAGCGGGGCGAGCAGGTCCCGCCGGTGTGCACGCGGCGGGAGGCTCCCGGGGAGGTGAGTCCTTCCGCCAAGGTTCCGGGGCCGGCCGTTGGGGAGCGGCCGCGTCCCGGAACCCCTGGGGGCCACGCGGGGTCCTGGGACCGGCCCGGGGAGGGGCCGTGCTCCCGGGGCCCCGTTTTCCTTGTGCGCCAACGGTTTCCCGGTCACCTGAGTAGTTGCCCTCACCCGGATCGGGTGACTTCACGCTGCCGGCGGCCCCGGCGCTCCGGGCAGACTGCCGAGCGCGGCGGGCCCGGCCCGTCCAGGGGTTCCGGGGCCGGTCGAGGGCGCAGGCCCCGGAACCGCCCGGACGGCCTCAGGCCTCGGCGACGCGCACGAGCAGCTCCGACGCCAGCCGCAGCAGCTGCTGTTCGGTGGGGCTCAGCGAGCGGTCCATCGCCGACGCCAGCCACCGTTCGCGCTGCACCGAGTACTCCCGCAGCACGGCCCGTCCGGCGGCGGTGATGTCGAGCAGCGAGCGACGGCCGTCCGACGGGTCCGGGGCCCGCGTGATCAGCTCGCGCGAAGTCAGCGTCGCCAGCACGCGCGTGAGCGACTGCGGATGGATCCGTTCGGCCTCCGCCAGCTCGCCCGGCGTGTGGGTCCCCCCGCGGTAAAGCCGCGAAAGCACGGCGAGCACGGTCGGGCCGGGGGCCGGCGCGTCGGCCTCGGCACGCATCCGCCAGTTGAGCCGGCCGACCCCTTCGCGGACCACGCGCGCCAGCGACGCCAGCTCGTCGGCGCGGGCGGGCGCATCGAGTTCGGTCATCCCGCCACATTAGGCGATTTCCCCGCGCACCAGCCGCGCGTACCGGCCGTCGAGCGCCAGCAGCTCCGCGTGCGTGCCGCGCTCGGCGATCCGGCCCGCGTCCAGCACCACGATCTGGTCCGCGTGCTCCACAGCGGACAGCCGGTGCGCGATGGTGAGCGTGGTGCGCCCGGCCGCGAGCCGGTCCAGCTCCGCCTGCACGGAGCGCTCCGTGCGGTTGTCCAGCGCGCTCGTCGCCTCATCGAGGATCAGCACGGGCGGGTTGCGCAACAGGATCCGCGCGATCGCCATCCGCTGCTTCTCCCCGCCGGAGAACCGGTAACCGCGCTGGCCGACGACGGTGTCGTAACCCTCCGGCAGCGCCGCGAGCGTGTCGTGGATATGGGCGGCCTTCGCGGCGCGCTCCAGCTCTTCGTCGGTGGCGTCCGGCTTCGCGAAGCGCAGGTTCTCTCGCACCGACGCGTGGAACAGGTACGTCTCCTGCGAAACCAGCCCGACGCCCTTGGCCAGCGACGCCAGCGTGACGTCGCGTACGTCGGCACCGTCCACGCGTACCGAGCCTTCGGTCACCTCGTAGAGCCGCGCCACCAGGTACGCCAGCGTGGTCTTGCCCGAACCGGTGGACCCGACCAGCGCCGTGGTCGTCCCGGCCGGCACGTCGAGATCGATGTCGTGCAGGGTCCACGGCCCGGTTTCGTCGTAGCGGAACGACACCCCGCGCATCGAGACGCTGCCGCCGCCCACTTCCAGCTCCCGCGCGCCGGGCCGGTCGCCGATCTCCACCGGCAGGTCCAGCACCTCGAAGATCCGCCCGAACAGCGCCTTCGACGTGGCCACGTTCTGCCCCACCGACTGCATCGCGGTGGCCGGCCCCAGCAGCCGGTTCAGCATGCTGGTGAACGCGACCACGGTGCCGAGCGAAAACGGCGTCGCGCCGCCGGCCAGCGCCAGCCCGGCGATCCAGTAGACCAGCGCGGGGATGATCGTCAGGCTCATCGTCCGCGACGCCCGCTGCCAGCGCCCGGCCAGCGCGGCGTCGCGCTCCAGCGCCGCGATCTCCTTCGACTCCGCGGCGAAGCGCTGGCGCATGTCCCGCTCGTTGCCCATCGTCTTCGCCAGCAGCACGCCGGTGACCGAAAGGGATTCCTCGACCAGCGTGGTCAGCCGTGCCATCCGCCAGGTCCGGCCGCGGGCCAGCGCCCGCCGCTTGGTGCCCAGCCGCAGCGTGAACAGCAGGAACAGCGGCACGACGACCAGCGAGAGCAGGGCGAGCTGCCAGTCCATCACCACCAGCGCCACGGCGATGGCGACGGTGGTGGTCCCGTTCTGCACCACCGACCCGGCCGTCGTGGTGATCACGTTGTCGACGCCGCCGATGTCGTTGAACACCCGCGACAGCACCTCGCCGGTCTTCGTCCGGGTGAAGAAGCCGAGCGACATCCGCTGCAGCCGCCCGTAGACGGACACGCGCAGCTCGTTCATCACCCGCTGCCCGATCGTGTTGGACAGGCCGGTGGTCGCCACGCCGAGCGCGCCGCTGCCCAGCGAGGCGGCGATCATGCCGATCGCCAGCAGGCTGATCAGCAGCGTGTCCCGGTGCGGCAGCGCGTCGTCGAGGATCGCGCGGAGCAGGAACGGCGAGACCACGCCGAGCCCGGCCTGCAGGACCAGGAGGGCGAACAGCGCGGCCATCGGCCCGCGGTGCGGCCGGAACAGCGCTGCGATGCGGCTGAACGGCACGTTCTCGTCGGTGTCGGCGGCCGGTTCGGCGAGCGCCGGACGCCGCGCCGTGGAAGAAGTCATACGCAGATGTTTAACGATTTTCGCGGTCGAGTCGAGTGTTTTTCTTGCCTTGACTCAGTGTCGGACTTCGAGTTATTACGCATATGCGTAGTAACCTTCTCAAGAAGGTTCGCGTACCCGCGAGGCCGATCGGCCACAGCGGCTACCCTCGGAGGTTGCCGGGGCCCGCCGCGGGCGAGTCCGGTACGCCACGACGACCCAGCTGGAGCGTGCACACCCGTGTTCGACACCCTCTCCGATCGGCTCACCTCTGCCCTGCAGACGCTCTCGCGCAAGGGCAGGCTGTCCGACGCCGACATCGACGCCACCGCGCGCGAGATCCGCATCGCGCTGCTGGAGGCGGACGTCGCGCTGCCGGTGGTCAAGGAGTTCATCGCCCGGATCAAGGAGCGGGCCAAGGGCGCCGAGGTGTCCCAGGCGCTGAACCCGGCCCAGCAGGTGATCAAGATCGTCAACGAGGAGCTCGTGGCGATCCTCGGCGGCGAGACCCGGCGGCTGAACCTGGCCAAGAACCCGCCGTCGGTGATCATGCTCGCCGGCCTCCAGGGCGCCGGCAAGACCACGCTGGCCGGCAAGCTGGCCATGTGGCTGAAGAAGCAGGGCCACGCGCCGATGCTGGTCGCCTGCGACCTCCAGCGCCCGAACGCCGTCACCCAGCTGCAGGTGGTCGGCGAGCGCGCCGGCGTCACGACCTTCGCCCCGGAGCCGGGCAACGGCGTCGGCGACCCGGTGGACGTGGCCCGCCGCGCCATCGAAGAGGCCAAGCACGCGCAGCACGACATCGTGGTCGTCGACACCGCCGGCCGGCTGGGCGTCGACGAAGAGCTGATGAAGCAGGCTGCCGACATCCGCGACGCGGTCTCGCCCGACGAGGTCCTGTTCGTGGTCGACGCCATGATCGGCCAGGACGCGGTGACCACCGCCGAGGCGTTCCGCGACGGCGTCGGCTTCACCGGCGTGGTGCTGACCAAGCTCGACGGCGACGCCCGCGGTGGTGCCGCGCTGAGCGTGCGCGAGGTCACCGGCCAGCCGATCCTGTTCGCGTCCAACGGCGAGAAGCTCGAGGACTTCGACACGTTCCACCCGGACCGGATGGCTTCGCGCATCCTGGGCATGGGCGACGTGATGACCCTGATCGAGCAGGCCGAGCAGCACTTCGACCAGGAGCAGGCGGAGAAGGCCGCGGAGAAGCTGTCCAGCGGGCAGCTGACCCTGGAGGACTTCCTCGAGCAGATGCTCGCGGTCCGCAAGATGGGCCCGATCGGCAACCTGCTCGGCATGCTGCCCGGCGCCGGGCAGATGAAGGACCAGCTCGCCCAGGTCGACGACAAGCACCTGGACAAGCTGCAGGCGATCATCCGCGGCATGACCCCGGCCGAGCGCGACGACCCGAAGATGATCAACGGGTCCCGCCGGCTGCGCATCGCGAACGGTTCGGGCGTCACCGTCCGCGACGTGAACGACCTGGTCAACCGGTTCTTCGAGGCGCGCAAGATGATGGCGCAGATGGCCGGGCGGTTCGGCTTCGGCGGCGGTGGCGGCGGCAGCAAGAACCGCAAGGGCAAGAAGGGGAAGAAAGGCAAGGGGCGCGGCCCCACCCAGCCCAGGGTCCGCGGCGGGATGCCCGGCGGGATGCCGATGCTGCCCCCGGGCGGGATGCCGATGCCGCCGCAGGGCGGTGGCATGCCGGACCTGTCGCAGCTCGGCGGGATGAACGACGTCCCGGGCTTCGACCCGACGAAGTTCAAGCTGCCGAAGAACCCCAAGAACAACTGACGTGGGCGCGCTGCACCTGCGCGGCACCGTCCTGCCCGGCGGCGAGCCGCGTGAGCTGTGGATCGACGGCAGCCGGATCTCGTTCACGCCCGTGCCCGGCGCCGAGACGCTGGTGGAGGACGGCTTCGTCCTGCCCGGCCTGGTCGACGCGCACTGCCACCCCGGCCTCGGCCCGCGTGGCCCGGTCGGGGTCGAGGAGGCCGCCGAGCAGGCGGTGACCGACCGGGAAGCGGGCACCCTGCTGATCCGCGACTGCGGGCTGCCGCTGGACGTCCGGCCGTTGCAGGCCCGGGCGGACCTGCCCACGATCATCCGCTGCGGACGGCATTTGGCGCTGCCGAAGCGGTACGTGCCGGGCTTCGCGATCGAGCTGGACGACCCGGCGCTGCTGCCCGAGGCCGTCGCCGAGCAGGCCCGCGACGGCGACGGCTGGGTGAAGCTGGTCGGCGACTGGATCGACCGTGGCGAGGGCGACCTCGCGCCGCTGTGGCCGGACGACGTGCTGGCCGAGGCCGTCGGGATCGCGCACGGGCTGGGCGCGCGCGTCACCGCGCACGTGTTCGGCGAGGCCGCGCTGCCGGGCCTGATCGCCGCCGGGATCGACTGCCTGGAGCACGGCACGGCGCTGGACCCGGACCAGCTCGCGGAGCTGGCACGGCGCGACGTCGCGCTGGTGCCCACGCTGGTCAACATCGAGAACTTCCCCGGCATCGCCGACCAGGCCACGCGGTACCCGGTCTACGCGGCGCACATGCGGGCCCTGCACGCGGGCGTCGGCGAGATGGTGTCCTCGGCCGTCGAAGCGGGCGTGCGCGTGTTCGCCGGGACCGACGCCGGCGGCATGGTGGCCCACGGCCGGATCGCCGACGAGGTCGAGGCCCTGCACCGCGCCGGGATGTCCCGCGAGCAGGCCCTCGCGAGCGCGTCCTGGGCGGCCCGTGAATGGCTCGGCCACCCCGGCATCGCCGACGGCGCGCCGGCCGACCTGATCGTCTACCCGGCCGACCCGCGGGCCGACCTGTCCGTGCTGCGCCACCCGGCCCACATCGTCCTGGGCGGCACGGTCTTCGCCTGACCCCCGCTGTTTTCCCTGCCACGCCAAGGCTTTAGCGTTGGACCCCGTGGCTCACGACGACGGTGGCAGGCGGGTGCTGGGCGCCCACTGGGGCTTCGCCGCATTTTTCGCCGGGGTCGCCGGCTACCACCTCGTCACGCTGATCACCACGGTCGCGCTGAACCGCCAGACCGGCGAACTCGACCCGCTGCAGCTGCCGGCCGGCCCGCTGCTCCTGCTGGCCTTCCTGCCGAACCTGATGCTGGGCCTCGGCCCCGTCCTCGGTTCCTTGCGCTACGGCGAAGGACTCCGCCGGGATTTCGGCCTGGTGCCCAACTGGCGCGACGTGCGGATCGGCCTGGCCTTCGGCGCGCTCGCGCTGGCGGTCGGCTACGCGCTGAACCTCGCCGAGATCGCCGTCTACGGCGCCGACCAGGTCTCCGACAGCCCGCTCACCGACCTCGCCGACAACGCCGACAACAGCCCGGCCTGGCTCGTCCCGGCCGCGCTGATCGTGGTGATCGCCGCGCCGCTGACCGAAGAGCTGCTGGTCCGCGGCACGCTGTGGAACGCGCTGGCCGCGTACCGCATCCCGTCGTGGGTGGTGCTCGTGCTGACCGCGCTGGTGTTCGCGCAGCTGCACGGCGAGGCGACGCGCACGATCGCGCTGTTCGGCCAGGGCCTGGTGCTGGGGCTGGCGCGGCACTACTCCGGCCGGGTCGGGGCGGGTGTGGTCGCCCACGCGGCCAACAACCTGCCGCCCGCGGTGCTGCTGCTCGCCGGGCATTGATCATCGCCTGTGATCGGCTGCGTACTGTGCGAAGTCTTCCCGGCGGCTAGGCTCGGGCGGTGAGCCGAGCGATCACCGGAGGGCCGGCGTGACGACTTCCCAGCCACGGGAACCACTTCCGGGCCCGTCGGAGGCGGCGGAGGAACTGGTGAGCCTGCCGCGCGAGTACCCGTCGCACCGCTGGGGGTTCGGCGCCTTCCTGCTCGTCGAGGCCGTGCTGCTGGCCTCGGCCGCGTTCGTCAGCGTGCTCGTCGGCGACCCGTCGCCCGGCCGGCCACTGCCCATCCGGACGGTCCTGCTCGGCACGATGCTGCCGACGATGATCGCCGCCGGCGTCGCGGTGCTGATCACCAGCCTGCGGGGCAACGGCCCGGTGATCGACCTGCGCCTGCGCTGGCGCTGGTCGGATGTGAAGGCCGGGCTCAAGTTCGGCCTGCTCGGGCTGGTGCTCACCTCATTGAGCGCCTACGTCTGGACCGCGCTGGTCGGCAACGCGGACGCGACGTCCGCGATCAGCGCGCTGATCGACGACCGGAAGATGTCGGTGCCCGCGGCCGTGGTGATGTTCGTCTACCTGTGGCTGGCCGGCCCGATCTGCGAGGAGATCATCTACCGCGGGCTGCTCTGGGGCGCGGTCGAACGGCTCCAGTGGCGCAGCGAGCGCTGGGGCCGGATCGCCGCGTTCCTGCTGTCCACGGCGGTCTTCGCGGCCAGCCACCTCGAGCCGCTGCGGACCACGCTCCTGCTGGTCATCGCCGTGCCGATCGGCCTGGCGAGGTTCGCGACCGGGCGGCTCGCGGGCAGCGTCGTGGCGCACGCGATGAACAACTTCCTGCCCGCCGTCGCGATCCTGCTCGGCGCGCTCGGGCTGTCCTCGTTCTGAGCGGTTCCCGGCGCCGTTCCCGGCCTGTGTGCAGGCACGTCGCGGCCGTCTGGCAGAATGTTCGCTTGCCTGCTTCCGTCGGACCCTCTCACCGCACGGGAGCTCCTGACCTTCGGGTGCCCTCGGCCGTGTCCCCACTCGGCTGACGGGCGCTCACACTCGCACCAGAGAGAACTGAGGAGTACCCACACCCGTGGCCGTCAAGATCAAGCTGCAGCGCCTCGGCAAGATCCGTGCGCCGTACTACCGCATCATCGTCGCCGACGCGCGCACTCGCCGGGACGGCAAGGCCATCGAGACGATCGGCAAGTACCACCCGAAGGAAGAGCCGAGCTTCATCGAGGTCGACACCGAGCGGGCGCAGTACTGGCTGGGCGTCGGCGCGCTGCCGACCGAGCCGGTCCAGCGCATCCTCGAGGTCACCGGCGACTGGCAGAAGTTCAAGGGCCTGCCGGGCGCCGAAGGCACCCTGAAGGTGGCCGAGCCGAAGCCGTCCAAGCAGGACCTGTTCAACGCGGCGCTGGCCGCGGCCGGCGAGGAGCCCTCCACCGAGGCCACTACGCCGAAGAAGAAGTCCGCCCCGAAGAAGGCCGAGGCCGAGAAGGCGGAAGCCGCTGAGGGCGAGAAGTCCGAGTGAGTTTTCTCGCTGACTCCCTCGAACACCTGGTGCGCGGGATCGTCGACAACCCGGACGAGGTCCGGGTCGAGCTGCTGACCACGCGCCGTGGCCGGACGCTCGAGGTGCACGTGCACCCCGACGACCTCGGCAAGGTGATCGGCCGGGGCGGTCGTACCGCGACCGCCCTGCGCACCGTCATGGGCGGCATCGGCGGTCGCGGCGTCCGGGTGGACGTCGTCGACACCGACCGCTGACCCGGCCGTATTCGGATGGACGTCGTAGTCGGCCGGATCGCCAAGGCCCACGGGATCCGCGGCGAGCTCGCGGTGGACGTGCGCACGGACTCGCCGCAAGAGCGGTTCAAGGTCGGTTCGGCGGTCACGACGAAGCTGCGTGACGGCAGCAAGAGGGAACTCACCATCGCAGCCGCCCGCGAACACAGCGGGCGGCTGCTGGTGCGTTTCGACGAGGTGCTCACCCGCGACGTCGCCGAGACCCTGCGCGGCGCCCTGCTGGTGGTCGACACCGCCGACCTGCCGCCGACCGGCGATCCGGACGAGTTCCACGACCACGAGCTGACCGGCCTGCGCGCCGAGCTGGCCGACGGCACCGTGGTCGGCAAGGTGGTCGAGGTCGTGCACTCGCCCGCGGGCGAGCTGCTGGAACTGGACGTGGACGGCCGCGAGGTGCTGGTCCCGTTCGTGCTGGCTATCGTGCCGACGGTGGACGTCGCGGGCGGGCGGGTCGTGCTCGACCCGCCGGAAGGCCTCCTGGACGAGGACTGAGTTGACCCTTTCCCTTCGCGCCCGCGCCGCGATCTCCCGCTTTGCGGTGTTCGGTGCTGTGGTGCTCGCCAGTGCGGGGCTGACCGCGCCGGCCGCCGAGGCCGCCGCGCCGGTGTACGGCGACTTCTCCCTGATGTTCAGCCGCAGCGCGGGCCAGTACGCGCCGCCCGGCGAGCAGGCGTTCCAGTGGGCCTGGTCGCCGCAGTCGGCCACCGAGTCGCAGATCTCCTGGGGCGACCCGAAAACCTGGCCGCCGTCGTACGCGGAGCATTTCCTGCGCGACGGGGACTGGGTGCTGCTCGACGGCTGGGGCGGCAACGGCACCTACTACACGCAGCGCGTGACCAGCGAAGAACTCTGCCACGGCACGGCCTGCACCCCGCTCCCGTCGGACGGCGGGCGGCAGCACTACGTCCAGTGGACCGTGCCGTCGGAGGACTACCGGCTGGTCGCGAACGGGACCGTCACCGAGCAGAGCAGCGGCAAGAGCTTCCAGTTCCGGCACGCGCAGACCTGGGGCGCGCCCGCGCCGTGCAGCTCGGCCCGGTTCGGCGCGCGGACCTGCGTCACGCAGAGCGAGTCGTGGTCGGACGACAACGGCCTGCCCGCCGGTTCGCCGATCCGCGAGACCCTGCGCCGGGACATCAAGATCGCCAAGGGCCTGGGCATGGCCTTCGCGATCGACCAGCAAGTGCCGTCGCCTTGGCACGCCGAGGCCACCGAATACTGGAACTGGTGACCCGGTGCGCATCGACGTCGTCACGATCTTTCCCGAGTACCTCGACCCCCTGCGGGCCGCGCTGCTCGGCCGCGCCATCGACCGCGGCCTGATCGAGGTCGGCGTGCACGATCTGCGCGAGTGGACCCACGACGTCCACCGCGCGGTGGACGACGCCCCGTACGGCGGCGGGCCCGGCATGGTGATGAAGCCGCAGATCTGGGGCCCCGCGCTCGACGAGGTCTGCGGCGAGGGCAGCCGCCTGGTCGTGCCGACGCCGGCCGGGCGGCCGTTCACCCAGGAGCTGGCGCACGCGTACGCCGAGGAAGAGCACCTGGTCTTCGCCTGCGGCCGGTACGAGGGCATCGACCAGCGAGTGGTCGACGACGCGGCGCGGCGGATGCCCGTCGACGAGGTGTCGATCGGCGACTACGTGCTGGTCGGCGGCGAGGCCGCGGTGCTGGTCATGGTCGAGGCCGTGGTCCGGCTGCTGCCCGGCGTGCTCGGCAACGCGCGCTCGGCGGCCGAGGACTCGTTCTCCGACGGGCTGCTCGAAGGCCCCAGCTACACCCGCCCCGAGGTGTGGCGCGAGCTGGCCGTGCCGGACGTGCTGCGCTCGGGCAACCACGCCCTGATCGACCGGTGGCGGCGCGACGAGGCGCTCGTCCGGACCGCGCGGCGCCGCCCGGATCTCCTGGCCCGGTTGCCGGAGGGTAGCCTGGACCGTCGTGATCACGAGGTTCTCGACGGGCTCGGCGAGGACCCCGGCTAGACCCCGTGCGAAGCGAGCACCCGCGCCTCTGCCATACTTGACCGGTTGGCGTGAGTGGACCGCCTCGTTCACGAGCCCGCCATCAGCCCCTGGTGAGACGTAGCAGCAGTGCTGCGCGCCCGGGGAGACGTAGTACTCAAGCCATACGAAATGACGAGGACGGACCACCGATGAACACCCTGGACGCGCTGGATGCGCAGTCACTGCGTTCCGACATCCCGGCCTTCCGCGCGGGCGACACGCTCAAGGTTCACGTCCGCGTC includes the following:
- the ku gene encoding non-homologous end joining protein Ku, with translation MRAVWKGTIGFGDYAIPVKAYSAVGEHAVPLHQVHEPDGGRVRVRRVCEVDGADVPDAEIVKGYPVPGGDVVVLTEDDLARLPSPPADTIDVHGFVPASDIDPVCFAKSYYLEPEPAGTKPYVLLASALLETERVAVVKVALRRRETLAALRVRDQTIVLQTLLWPDEVRRPDFAFLHEDVDLRRGELRRAVNLVEELGADLASYTDQHREALEALIRAKAEGGDVERPTGREQDEGVTRLLMALQQRTVDSDPAPVETARAAAAMASRARAAARKAASRRGLSSST
- a CDS encoding MarR family winged helix-turn-helix transcriptional regulator → MTELDAPARADELASLARVVREGVGRLNWRMRAEADAPAPGPTVLAVLSRLYRGGTHTPGELAEAERIHPQSLTRVLATLTSRELITRAPDPSDGRRSLLDITAAGRAVLREYSVQRERWLASAMDRSLSPTEQQLLRLASELLVRVAEA
- a CDS encoding ABC transporter ATP-binding protein: MTSSTARRPALAEPAADTDENVPFSRIAALFRPHRGPMAALFALLVLQAGLGVVSPFLLRAILDDALPHRDTLLISLLAIGMIAASLGSGALGVATTGLSNTIGQRVMNELRVSVYGRLQRMSLGFFTRTKTGEVLSRVFNDIGGVDNVITTTAGSVVQNGTTTVAIAVALVVMDWQLALLSLVVVPLFLLFTLRLGTKRRALARGRTWRMARLTTLVEESLSVTGVLLAKTMGNERDMRQRFAAESKEIAALERDAALAGRWQRASRTMSLTIIPALVYWIAGLALAGGATPFSLGTVVAFTSMLNRLLGPATAMQSVGQNVATSKALFGRIFEVLDLPVEIGDRPGARELEVGGGSVSMRGVSFRYDETGPWTLHDIDLDVPAGTTTALVGSTGSGKTTLAYLVARLYEVTEGSVRVDGADVRDVTLASLAKGVGLVSQETYLFHASVRENLRFAKPDATDEELERAAKAAHIHDTLAALPEGYDTVVGQRGYRFSGGEKQRMAIARILLRNPPVLILDEATSALDNRTERSVQAELDRLAAGRTTLTIAHRLSAVEHADQIVVLDAGRIAERGTHAELLALDGRYARLVRGEIA
- the ffh gene encoding signal recognition particle protein, which produces MFDTLSDRLTSALQTLSRKGRLSDADIDATAREIRIALLEADVALPVVKEFIARIKERAKGAEVSQALNPAQQVIKIVNEELVAILGGETRRLNLAKNPPSVIMLAGLQGAGKTTLAGKLAMWLKKQGHAPMLVACDLQRPNAVTQLQVVGERAGVTTFAPEPGNGVGDPVDVARRAIEEAKHAQHDIVVVDTAGRLGVDEELMKQAADIRDAVSPDEVLFVVDAMIGQDAVTTAEAFRDGVGFTGVVLTKLDGDARGGAALSVREVTGQPILFASNGEKLEDFDTFHPDRMASRILGMGDVMTLIEQAEQHFDQEQAEKAAEKLSSGQLTLEDFLEQMLAVRKMGPIGNLLGMLPGAGQMKDQLAQVDDKHLDKLQAIIRGMTPAERDDPKMINGSRRLRIANGSGVTVRDVNDLVNRFFEARKMMAQMAGRFGFGGGGGGSKNRKGKKGKKGKGRGPTQPRVRGGMPGGMPMLPPGGMPMPPQGGGMPDLSQLGGMNDVPGFDPTKFKLPKNPKNN
- a CDS encoding amidohydrolase family protein, which produces MGALHLRGTVLPGGEPRELWIDGSRISFTPVPGAETLVEDGFVLPGLVDAHCHPGLGPRGPVGVEEAAEQAVTDREAGTLLIRDCGLPLDVRPLQARADLPTIIRCGRHLALPKRYVPGFAIELDDPALLPEAVAEQARDGDGWVKLVGDWIDRGEGDLAPLWPDDVLAEAVGIAHGLGARVTAHVFGEAALPGLIAAGIDCLEHGTALDPDQLAELARRDVALVPTLVNIENFPGIADQATRYPVYAAHMRALHAGVGEMVSSAVEAGVRVFAGTDAGGMVAHGRIADEVEALHRAGMSREQALASASWAAREWLGHPGIADGAPADLIVYPADPRADLSVLRHPAHIVLGGTVFA
- a CDS encoding CPBP family intramembrane glutamic endopeptidase, whose protein sequence is MAHDDGGRRVLGAHWGFAAFFAGVAGYHLVTLITTVALNRQTGELDPLQLPAGPLLLLAFLPNLMLGLGPVLGSLRYGEGLRRDFGLVPNWRDVRIGLAFGALALAVGYALNLAEIAVYGADQVSDSPLTDLADNADNSPAWLVPAALIVVIAAPLTEELLVRGTLWNALAAYRIPSWVVLVLTALVFAQLHGEATRTIALFGQGLVLGLARHYSGRVGAGVVAHAANNLPPAVLLLAGH
- a CDS encoding lysostaphin resistance A-like protein, encoding MTTSQPREPLPGPSEAAEELVSLPREYPSHRWGFGAFLLVEAVLLASAAFVSVLVGDPSPGRPLPIRTVLLGTMLPTMIAAGVAVLITSLRGNGPVIDLRLRWRWSDVKAGLKFGLLGLVLTSLSAYVWTALVGNADATSAISALIDDRKMSVPAAVVMFVYLWLAGPICEEIIYRGLLWGAVERLQWRSERWGRIAAFLLSTAVFAASHLEPLRTTLLLVIAVPIGLARFATGRLAGSVVAHAMNNFLPAVAILLGALGLSSF
- the rpsP gene encoding 30S ribosomal protein S16; protein product: MAVKIKLQRLGKIRAPYYRIIVADARTRRDGKAIETIGKYHPKEEPSFIEVDTERAQYWLGVGALPTEPVQRILEVTGDWQKFKGLPGAEGTLKVAEPKPSKQDLFNAALAAAGEEPSTEATTPKKKSAPKKAEAEKAEAAEGEKSE
- a CDS encoding RNA-binding protein; the protein is MSFLADSLEHLVRGIVDNPDEVRVELLTTRRGRTLEVHVHPDDLGKVIGRGGRTATALRTVMGGIGGRGVRVDVVDTDR
- the rimM gene encoding ribosome maturation factor RimM (Essential for efficient processing of 16S rRNA), with the protein product MDVVVGRIAKAHGIRGELAVDVRTDSPQERFKVGSAVTTKLRDGSKRELTIAAAREHSGRLLVRFDEVLTRDVAETLRGALLVVDTADLPPTGDPDEFHDHELTGLRAELADGTVVGKVVEVVHSPAGELLELDVDGREVLVPFVLAIVPTVDVAGGRVVLDPPEGLLDED
- the trmD gene encoding tRNA (guanosine(37)-N1)-methyltransferase TrmD, with the protein product MRIDVVTIFPEYLDPLRAALLGRAIDRGLIEVGVHDLREWTHDVHRAVDDAPYGGGPGMVMKPQIWGPALDEVCGEGSRLVVPTPAGRPFTQELAHAYAEEEHLVFACGRYEGIDQRVVDDAARRMPVDEVSIGDYVLVGGEAAVLVMVEAVVRLLPGVLGNARSAAEDSFSDGLLEGPSYTRPEVWRELAVPDVLRSGNHALIDRWRRDEALVRTARRRPDLLARLPEGSLDRRDHEVLDGLGEDPG